A single Desulfovibrio piger DNA region contains:
- a CDS encoding 23S rRNA (pseudouridine(1915)-N(3))-methyltransferase RlmH: MTGKPLRLLSVGKLKVPFWKDAAAHYSQRINRWRRLECVEVRDGDPALPQARRNELEGRRLLEALDPQDVPLVLDERGTALTSPQLARLLQKIDDDALGRACFIIGGAYGLDEAVRRRAWKLVSLSSMTFPHELARVLLLEQLYRAECIIRKVPYHH, encoded by the coding sequence ATGACAGGGAAACCCTTGCGCCTGCTCAGTGTGGGCAAACTGAAAGTACCGTTCTGGAAAGACGCCGCCGCCCACTACAGCCAGCGCATCAACCGCTGGCGGCGTCTGGAATGTGTGGAAGTCCGGGACGGGGACCCCGCCCTGCCCCAGGCCCGGCGCAACGAGCTGGAAGGCCGCCGCCTGCTGGAGGCCCTGGACCCGCAGGACGTGCCCCTGGTGCTGGACGAGCGCGGCACCGCCCTGACCTCGCCCCAGCTGGCCCGGCTGCTGCAAAAGATCGATGACGACGCCCTGGGCCGCGCCTGTTTCATCATCGGCGGCGCCTACGGCCTGGACGAGGCCGTGCGCCGGCGCGCCTGGAAGCTGGTCAGCCTCAGCAGCATGACCTTCCCCCACGAGCTGGCCCGCGTGCTCCTGCTGGAGCAGCTCTACCGCGCGGAATGCATCATCCGCAAGGTGCCCTACCATCATTGA